A part of Camelus bactrianus isolate YW-2024 breed Bactrian camel chromosome 7, ASM4877302v1, whole genome shotgun sequence genomic DNA contains:
- the TMEM176A gene encoding transmembrane protein 176A — MSTGMETVDSGEVAPEAPQPTCIRVHIHQESALAKLLLSSCSLLQPLVPAPRPASRPLSSHRLLVASWAAQITLGILSGVLGGFLYIFYNSAMRASGAAIWTGAVAVLAGAVAFIYEKRGGIYWALLRTLLALGAFSTAMAAIITGASGFHKYSFYFYDSICDTSPSWGPTRPPGSPNPDVGRLRLCISYLDMLKALVRSLQGLLLGVWVLLLLASLVPLCLYCWKRRRPKEKRDLPLEETAGSQ, encoded by the exons ATGTCCACAGGCATGGAGACAGTAGACAGTGGGGAGGTGGCCCCTGAGGCTCCTCAGCCCACATGCATCCGGGTGCACATCCACCAGGAGTCCGCGCTGGCCAAGCTCCTGCTGAGCAGCTGCTCCCTGCTGCAGCCCCTCGTCCCTGCGCCCCGCCCAGCCTCCCGGCCCTTGAGCAGCCACCGGCTGCTGGTGGCCTCCTGG GCAGCGCAGATCACGCTGGGAATACTGAGTGGGGTCCTGGGAGGATTCCTCTACATCTTCTACAACTCCGCCATGCGTGCATCAGGAGCTGCCATCTGGACAGGGGCTGTG GCTGTGCTGGCTGGAGCTGTCGCCTTCATTTATGAGAAACGAGGTGGCATCTACTGG gccctgctgagGACCCTGCTCGCCCTGGGAGCTTTCTCCACGGCCATGGCCGCCATCATCACTGGGGCTAGCGGTTTCCATAAGtactccttttatttttatgacagtATCTGTGATACCTCCCCATCCTGGGGGCCCACCCGGCCCCCCGGCTCTCCAAATCCAGATGTCGGAAGGCTACGGCTCTGCATCTCCTACTTGGACATGCTGAAG GCCCTGGTCAGAAGCCTTCAGGGCCTGCTATTAGGTGTCTGGGTTCTGCTCCTTTTGGCGTCTCTGGTCCCCCTGTGTCTGTACTGCTGGAAAAGACGCCGACCTAAGGAG AAAAGAGACCTTCCCTTAGAAGAAACTGCTGGGAGCCAGTGA
- the TMEM176B gene encoding transmembrane protein 176B — MLKVRASSLHRFLRLPTTGRFLSSGAAPPSSALLSTGDGSSQTSPPYISPADRMTQNMLTVNGVDVASTLSQPTHIDIHIHQESALAQLLKAGNSLKERLSHRPSKARISHGQLALGVAQVLLGAVSCALGALLYLGPWTELRASGCAFWAGSVAIAAGAGAIAHEKHQGKLSGCVSGLLILAGIATATAAVVLCVNSLIWQPDGFFDISSVCHSLVPVTTTAAYLQRRRGSSYTLWEEDRCRNYMQMLMNFFLGIRALLLAICVLQVIVSLASLVMGLRSLCGQSSRALDEEGSERKLLGENSVPRSPSREKPTATIVL; from the exons ATGCTGAAGGTCAGGGCCTCATCCCTCCACCGCTTCCTTCGGCTCCCCACCACTGGCAGGTTCCTCAGCTCTGGGGCAGCTCCGCCTAGCTCTGCTCTGCTCAGCACTGGTGACggcag TTCCCAGACTTCACCTCCGTACATCTCCCCGGCAGACAGGATGACGCAAAACATGCTGACTGTGAATGGGGTCGATGTGGCCTCCACGCTGTCCCAGCCCACCCACATCGACATCCACATCCACCAGGAATCAGCTTTGGCACAACTGCTAAAAGCTGGGAATTCCCTGAAGGAGCGCCTTTCTCACCGCCCTTCCAAGGCCAGGATAAGCCATGGCCAGCTGGCACTAGGG GTGGCCCAGGTGCTGCTGGGGGCTGTGAGCTGTGCTCTCGGAGCCCTTCTCTACTTGGGGCCCTGGACTGAGCTGCGTGCCTCAGGCTGTGCCTTCTGGGCAGGGTCTGTG GCCATCGCAGCAGGAGCTGGGGCCATTGCTCATGAGAAGCACCAGGGCAAACTTTCA GGCTGCGTATCAGGCCTGCTCATCCTGGCTGGCATTGCCACGGCCACGGCTGCTGTCGTCCTCTGTGTGAATAGCTTAATCTGGCAACCTGATGGCTTCTTCGACATCAGCTCTGTGTGTCATTCTTTAGTCCCTGTCACCACCACCGCTGCGTACCTTCAGAGGAGGCGAGGCAGTTCCTATACACTATGGGAGGAGGATCGCTGCAGAAACTACATGCAAATGCTGATG AACTTCTTCCTGGGAATCCGTGCTCTGCTCCTGGCCATCTGTGTCCTGCAGGTCATTGTATCCTTGGCTTCCTTGGTCATGGGTCTTCGAAGCTTGTGTGGCCAGAGCTCCCGGGCCCTG gatGAGGAAGGGTCAGAGAGGAAGCTACTAGGGGAGAATTCAGTGCCTCGCTCCCCCTCCAGGGAGAAGCCCACAGCTACCATTGTCCTGTGA